A window of the Falco biarmicus isolate bFalBia1 chromosome 10, bFalBia1.pri, whole genome shotgun sequence genome harbors these coding sequences:
- the LMO1 gene encoding rhombotin-1 isoform X1 translates to MMVLDKEDGVPMLSVQPKGKQKGCAGCNRKIKDRYLLKALDKYWHEDCLKCACCDCRLGEVGSTLYTKANLILCRRDYLRLFGTTGNCAACSKLIPAFEMVMRARDNVYHLDCFACQLCNQRFCVGDKFFLKNNMILCQMDYEEGQLNGSFESQVQ, encoded by the exons GTGTGCCGATGTTATCCGTGCAACccaaagggaagcagaagggcTGTGCCGGCTGCAACCGGAAGATCAAGGACCGGTACCTGCTGAAGGCTCTGGATAAGTATTGGCATGAAGACTGTCTAAAGTGTGCCTGCTGTGACTGTCGTCTTGGAGAGGTTGGATCAACTCTTTACACAAAAGCAAATCTCATTCTTTGCCGCAGAGATTACCTGAG GCTCTTTGGTACCACCGGGAATTGTGCTGCCTGCAGTAAACTGATCCCTGCCTTTGAGATGGTGATGAGGGCCAGAGATAATGTTTACCATTTGGACTGCTTTGCCTGTCAGCTCTGCAACCAGCG ATTCTGTGTGGGAGACaaatttttcctgaagaacaaCATGATCTTGTGTCAGATGGACTATGAGGAAGGGCAGCTGAATGGGAGCTTCGAGTCCCAGGTTCAATAA
- the LMO1 gene encoding rhombotin-1 isoform X2: MVLDKEDGVPMLSVQPKGKQKGCAGCNRKIKDRYLLKALDKYWHEDCLKCACCDCRLGEVGSTLYTKANLILCRRDYLRLFGTTGNCAACSKLIPAFEMVMRARDNVYHLDCFACQLCNQRFCVGDKFFLKNNMILCQMDYEEGQLNGSFESQVQ; encoded by the exons GTGTGCCGATGTTATCCGTGCAACccaaagggaagcagaagggcTGTGCCGGCTGCAACCGGAAGATCAAGGACCGGTACCTGCTGAAGGCTCTGGATAAGTATTGGCATGAAGACTGTCTAAAGTGTGCCTGCTGTGACTGTCGTCTTGGAGAGGTTGGATCAACTCTTTACACAAAAGCAAATCTCATTCTTTGCCGCAGAGATTACCTGAG GCTCTTTGGTACCACCGGGAATTGTGCTGCCTGCAGTAAACTGATCCCTGCCTTTGAGATGGTGATGAGGGCCAGAGATAATGTTTACCATTTGGACTGCTTTGCCTGTCAGCTCTGCAACCAGCG ATTCTGTGTGGGAGACaaatttttcctgaagaacaaCATGATCTTGTGTCAGATGGACTATGAGGAAGGGCAGCTGAATGGGAGCTTCGAGTCCCAGGTTCAATAA
- the LMO1 gene encoding rhombotin-1 isoform X3, producing the protein MLSVQPKGKQKGCAGCNRKIKDRYLLKALDKYWHEDCLKCACCDCRLGEVGSTLYTKANLILCRRDYLRLFGTTGNCAACSKLIPAFEMVMRARDNVYHLDCFACQLCNQRFCVGDKFFLKNNMILCQMDYEEGQLNGSFESQVQ; encoded by the exons ATGTTATCCGTGCAACccaaagggaagcagaagggcTGTGCCGGCTGCAACCGGAAGATCAAGGACCGGTACCTGCTGAAGGCTCTGGATAAGTATTGGCATGAAGACTGTCTAAAGTGTGCCTGCTGTGACTGTCGTCTTGGAGAGGTTGGATCAACTCTTTACACAAAAGCAAATCTCATTCTTTGCCGCAGAGATTACCTGAG GCTCTTTGGTACCACCGGGAATTGTGCTGCCTGCAGTAAACTGATCCCTGCCTTTGAGATGGTGATGAGGGCCAGAGATAATGTTTACCATTTGGACTGCTTTGCCTGTCAGCTCTGCAACCAGCG ATTCTGTGTGGGAGACaaatttttcctgaagaacaaCATGATCTTGTGTCAGATGGACTATGAGGAAGGGCAGCTGAATGGGAGCTTCGAGTCCCAGGTTCAATAA